A stretch of DNA from Candidatus Nomurabacteria bacterium:
TCGTCAATAATTAGTATGTCGGTTTTTGCTCTTATTGCGATCGAGAACGCCAAACGTACCTGCATACCACTTGAGTAGTTTTTTAACTTTTGGTCCATGAATTTTTCAAGTTCTGCAAATTCAACAATTTCATCATACATTTCATTGACTTCTTTTTTATTGAAGCCAAGCATGGCACCATTCATGTATATATTTTCTCGTCCAGTAAGCTCTGGGTTAAAACCTACGCCTAGTTCAATAAAAGGTGTAAGGGAGCCATTTATAGACACATTACCCTTAGTCGGAGTGTAAATTTTTGCCAAAACTTTAAGCAAAGTTGATTTCCCGCTACCATTCCTGCCTACAATACCAAAAAATTCTCCTTTATTAACTTCGAATGAAATGTTCTTTAATGCGTGTTGCTTCTCACTGCTTGTTCTTTTAAATGGATGTAGTATTTTTTGCTTTAAGTTGTTATTTAACTCATGGGGAAGAATGAAGTCTTTATATACTCCCTCAACCTTTATTGCTACTTCTTTATTTTCTTCCATATGTTCTTAAATCTGTTCTGCAAAAAACTTTGATCTCTTTCTAAAGTATACTGAACCTACTAACAAAATTAATGGGACAAGCAGGTATGGTATCAATGCAAAAGGCATCTGCACTATGTCAGTTGTTCTAGCTGTACTTTTTGTAACTAAACTATAACGTAAATCTTGAATAATCTGTGATACAGGATTAAGCATTATTATTTTAGCTGCAGTCGCATTGAATTCGGTAAAAACTAGGTGAATATCGTATATGATGGGTATGGCATAAAAGGCTGCTTGCATTAACACCTCCCATATGTGGCTAAGATCCCGGAAGTTCACATATAAGGTAGAAAGTATTAGCCCAATCCCTAGCACTAGTGCATATACTTCACCTATGAGTAATGGGGCAAATAGGGCTTGTGATCCAAAACTGACACCATTGAATAGTGCAAATATTAAAACTATTACTAGGCTTAAAAACAAGTTTATGAGGGAAGATACTGTACCCGAAATAACAATAATATACTTAGGAAATGAGATTTTGCGTATTAAATCACCTCTTCCAACTATTGAGCTCAACGCTCCCCCAGTTGATTCGATAAAGAATGTCCATAGGACTATACCTAATAAGAGATAGACTGGATAGTGAGGTATGCCTGCTCCGAAACTGAATATTTTTGTAAATACAACGTAGAGTACAGTGAATAGTCCAAGAGGCTTAAGTAAACTCCAGGCGTAGCCTAGGAAAGAGTTTTGGTATCTAAGTTTAAACTCTGTCTTAACAAGCTCTCTTAATAGAGATTTGTTGCGCTTAGAGAAAAGGTTATTGGATAGGGCTTTTACTTCTGACATTTTTAATACGTTAATGTATAATTCTAGCATACCTGAATAACTATTTTCACTTTAAGTTTAATGAGAAAAATACTAGTTGGTGTCCTTTGTTGGAATAATATTGAAATAATCAGTGATGCAGTTGATTCATTGTTAGATCAATCTATTAAAATTGATATCTTTGTTGTCGATAATGGGTCTACCGATGGATCTTACGACTTTTTGAAGGATAAATATGAAGATAATATTATCCTTCATCAGAATAAAAAGAATAAAGGTTTTGCTGGAGGGGCTAATAATGTTTTAAGACATGCCATTGAAAATGGATATGATTACGTAGCTCTTCTAAATTCTGATGCTAAAGCTCATAAAGAATGGACTTTAAGTTTAGCTAGTGTACTTGATGAAAACAAAAAAGCAGGAGTCTCAACCTCAAAAATATTAAAACTTGATGGAAAGACAATTGATACGACTGGCGAGCAGTTTTATACTTGGGGACTATCTTCACCTAGAGGAAGAGATGAAAAAGATAATGGTCAATACAATAAAGAATGCCAGGTTTTTGGAGGTTCTGGTGGAGCCTCTATGTATCGAGTCAGTATGCTAAAAGAAGTTGGATTATTTGATGAAGATTTTTTTGCTTATTATGAGGATGCAGATTTAAGCTTTAGGGCAAATTTAGCGGGCTGGAAAGTTATTTATACTCCTAAGGCAATAGTTGAGCATGAAATTGGAGCTAGTAGCTCTAAGGTAAGTGGCTTAGCTTATAAGATGAGCGTAAAAAATCAGATCATGCTTTTAGTGAAAAATGTACCTTTAAAAAATTACTTTCAAATAATGCTTAGATTTAAGGTCTTATGGATCGGCAATATTGTTAGTGGTTTAAAACAGGGTTATTTTAAGCAGACAATATCTTCTTTATTAATACTTATAGTATTGTTACCAAAAAAGTTCATACAAAGAGTTAAGATTCAAAGATTAAGAAAGAAAAAGAATATTAACGCTGATGATATTTATATGTTAATTAGTCCTGGGTACCCAAAAATTATTAATGATAACACTACGGTTAAATTAGTTAGAAAGTTAAGCTTTTGGCGTTAAGAATTTGCAATACTTAATAAGTATTTACCGTAGCCACTCTTTACTAATGGCTCGGCAATTGTCATAAGTTGATCTCTATCTATCCATCCGTTTCTAAAAGCAATTTCTTCAGGGCAACCAACTTTTACGCCTTGTCTGTGTTCTATTACTTTTACAAATTCTCCTGCTTGATGAAGTGTCTCAAAGGTTCCAGTGTCTAGCCAGGCAGTACCTCTATCTAAGAGAGCCACCTTTAAGTTACCTGATTTTAGGTATGCATTTTGGATTTCTGTTATCTCTATCTCACCTCTTGGGCTTGGTTTAACGTTCTTTGCATACTCAACACACTTATTATCAAAAAAGTATAATCCTGGAATGGCATATTTACTCTTTGGCTGCTCTGGTTTCTCTACGATCGAGACTACATTCATGTCTTTATCGAACTCTACGACGCCATATCTTTCTGGATCATGGACTTCTGCTCCAAATATTAGTCCCCCAGCAATATCTGTATATTGCTTAAGTTTAGAGCCCATCTCCGAGCCATAGAAGATGTTATCTCCCAACACTAGTGCAACTTTATCACTTCCTATGAAATCTGCACCTAGTATAAAAGCATCTGCTAAGCCTCGTGGCTCTTCTTGGACGGTATATTCTAGATTTATCCCCCATTCCTTTCCATCACCTAATAACTCTTTAAACCTTGGCAGATCTTTTGGTGTTGATATAATTAGCACTTCATTTATTCCAGCCAGCATTAATGTACTGAGTGGGTAGTAAATCATTGGTTTATCATATAGGGGTATAAGCTGCTTACTTACTCCTTTTGTTATTGGATAAAGTCTAGTTCCAGAACCTCCCGCTAGAATAATTCCCTTCATATTTAGTTTGCTAACTCCTTTTTAATGTATTCTTTTAATTCGTATTCCCAACTTCTTGGTTTGAAACCCGAAGCTTTTATTTTATCAAGCTTCAATGCGCTATTCTTTGGTCTTGCAGCTATGTTTTCTTTGTCTTTGTAGTATTCTTCAGTGGAAATTCCTAACACCCTGGATGGATCATGACCAGTAAGCTCAAATGTTTTTTTTGCGATATCAAACCAGCTAACTATTGAGCCACTATTTGTGAGATTGTATACACCATATGGGACGTTATTTGTTAAGGCAAATTCAATTGCGGCTGCTAGAGTATTAGTGAATGTAAGTCTACCGAACTGATCATCTACAACTGTGGGATTGATGCCTTTCTCCGCTAAAGATATCATAGTTCGAACAAAGTTATTGCCGTCTCCTATAACCCATGAAGTTCTAAAAATGTAGAATCTTTCTGCTCTTTGTGCCTCTTTGTCTCCTTGAGCCTTAGTCCTACCGTATATATTCAATGGATTTATCTCATCAACTTCTGTGTATTCTCCATTCTTTGTGCCGTCAAAAACATAATCTGTAGAAACATGAACGAGTGGTATCTCGTTAGTTTCAGCTAAGTCTACTAGATTAGTAACACCTGAAACGTTGATGGTCTCAGCAATTTTCACATTCTCTTCTTTTTCTGCTTCATCAACTCTTGTGTACGCAGCGGCATTTATAATTGCCTTACAGTCATCTATATTAAAGTTCACAACTTTATTTAGATTTGTTATATCTAGCTCTTCTGCATCTACGGCAATATGATCTGGAAAAATCTTTTTTAGTGCCCTGCCTAGTTGACCATTTGACCCTGTGATTAATACTTTCATATTATTTATTTAAATCTTTTAAATAAGGGTGATTTTTATCTTTATCACTCATCGTT
This window harbors:
- the rfbA gene encoding glucose-1-phosphate thymidylyltransferase RfbA; the encoded protein is MKGIILAGGSGTRLYPITKGVSKQLIPLYDKPMIYYPLSTLMLAGINEVLIISTPKDLPRFKELLGDGKEWGINLEYTVQEEPRGLADAFILGADFIGSDKVALVLGDNIFYGSEMGSKLKQYTDIAGGLIFGAEVHDPERYGVVEFDKDMNVVSIVEKPEQPKSKYAIPGLYFFDNKCVEYAKNVKPSPRGEIEITEIQNAYLKSGNLKVALLDRGTAWLDTGTFETLHQAGEFVKVIEHRQGVKVGCPEEIAFRNGWIDRDQLMTIAEPLVKSGYGKYLLSIANS
- a CDS encoding glycosyltransferase family 2 protein, coding for MRKILVGVLCWNNIEIISDAVDSLLDQSIKIDIFVVDNGSTDGSYDFLKDKYEDNIILHQNKKNKGFAGGANNVLRHAIENGYDYVALLNSDAKAHKEWTLSLASVLDENKKAGVSTSKILKLDGKTIDTTGEQFYTWGLSSPRGRDEKDNGQYNKECQVFGGSGGASMYRVSMLKEVGLFDEDFFAYYEDADLSFRANLAGWKVIYTPKAIVEHEIGASSSKVSGLAYKMSVKNQIMLLVKNVPLKNYFQIMLRFKVLWIGNIVSGLKQGYFKQTISSLLILIVLLPKKFIQRVKIQRLRKKKNINADDIYMLISPGYPKIINDNTTVKLVRKLSFWR
- a CDS encoding ABC transporter permease is translated as MSEVKALSNNLFSKRNKSLLRELVKTEFKLRYQNSFLGYAWSLLKPLGLFTVLYVVFTKIFSFGAGIPHYPVYLLLGIVLWTFFIESTGGALSSIVGRGDLIRKISFPKYIIVISGTVSSLINLFLSLVIVLIFALFNGVSFGSQALFAPLLIGEVYALVLGIGLILSTLYVNFRDLSHIWEVLMQAAFYAIPIIYDIHLVFTEFNATAAKIIMLNPVSQIIQDLRYSLVTKSTARTTDIVQMPFALIPYLLVPLILLVGSVYFRKRSKFFAEQI